Proteins co-encoded in one Quercus robur chromosome 8, dhQueRobu3.1, whole genome shotgun sequence genomic window:
- the LOC126695316 gene encoding uncharacterized protein LOC126695316 isoform X2: MALEIPEDLIKRVQISLRREANLASYNPDDTSLPNLPSLQQTLSQLDPSPPYLRCKHCKARLLRGIQSLICVFCGRHHHLDPIPDPLVFRNTFACRWFLDSLDLDGSETVGPSIRANESNRRQSAAKDEFPLSDLLDLEIRWSTESEKVGTSYVLNETPIQGKNVLNLAEVDLDNFFDDGKRDVASSSSQVSNKQIGSTESKDFQVSANLNLFENVQPSETATRSMESKSGDSFSGWEANFQSANSGTYREETKPFDPFVGSAGDISARMGAVFGTGKDATDGKGDDNTLPSASTNNDLFQDDLWTNSSSGIIGQAERVEMTANVKDGVIAENANISSSMNVDWLQVDLLQSNNNKAPDVKTTKEDDDPFEAWNDFTSSTSAQDPFHGSLKQTVNKATPSAEQTSEINLFGSVNNSQDIDFGSFSQQDLFSGADSNQYGSPEVHNNPSESFISDRT, translated from the exons ATGGCGTTGGAAATCCCAGAAGATCTAATAAAACGAGTCCAGATCTCGCTTCGCAGAGAAGCCAATCTAGCTTCGTACAACCCAGACGACACGTCGCTTCCAAACCTCCCTTCACTCCAACAAACCCTATCCCAACTCGATCCCTCGCCACCTTACCTTCGCTGCAAGCACTGCAAAGCTCGACTCCTTCGAGGTATCCAATCCTTAATCTGCGTCTTCTGTGGCCGACACCACCACCTCGATCCCATTCCCGACCCCCTCGTTTTCCGCAACACCTTCGCTTGCCGCTGGTTCCTCGATTCCTTAGACCTCGATGGATCG GAGACAGTGGGTCCATCCATTAGAGCAAATGAATCAAACAGAAGACAAAGTGCAGCAAAAGACGAGTTTCCCTTGTCTGATTTGTTAGATTTAGAAATAAGATGGTCTACTGAGTCTGAGAAAGTTGGGACTAGCTATGTCTTAAATGAGACACCAATTCAAGGCAAAAATGTCTTAAATTTGGCTGAAGTTGATCTTGACAACTTTTTTGATGATGGAAAGAGAGATGTGGCTTCTAGTTCATCTCAAGTTTCGAACAAACAAATTGGGAGTACAGAAAGTAAGGATTTTCAAGTTTCCGCAAATCTTAATTTGTTCGAGAATGTGCAGCCGTCTGAGACAGCTACAAGGTCTATGGAAAGCAAGAGTGGTGACTCTTTTTCTGGTTGGGAGGCAAACTTCCAGTCTGCTAATTCAGGAACTTATCGTGAAGAAACCAAACCATTTGACCCTTTCGTGGGTTCTGCGGGTGATATATCTGCTCGTATGGGTGCAGTTTTTGGAACCGGAAAAGATGCTACTGATGGAAAAGGAGACGATAATACGCTTCCATCAGCATCCACGAATAATGACTTGTTTCAAGATGATTTATGGACTAATTCCAGCTCAGGGATAATTGGCCAGGCTGAGAGGGTTGAAATGACTGCAAACGTTAAGGATGGTGTAATAGCAGAGAATGCAAATATTTCTTCCTCCATGAATGTTGATTGGCTACAAGTTGATCTATTGCAAAGCAACAATAACAAAGCTCCTGATGTTAAGACCACCAAAGAAGATGATGATCCATTTGAGGCATGGAATGATTTTACAAGCTCAACTAGTGCACAAGATCCTTTTCATGGTTCTTTGAAACAAACTGTTAATAAGGCGACACCTTCTGCAGAACAGACATCAGAAATCAATTTGTTCGGCTCGGTAAACAACTCACAAGATATTGATTTTGGTAGCTTTTCACAACAAGATTTATTTTCAGGAGCAGATAGCAATCAATATGGCTCTCCAGAAGTGCACAATAATCCATCAGAGTCTTTTATTTCTGACAG GACTTAG
- the LOC126695316 gene encoding uncharacterized protein LOC126695316 isoform X1 — MALEIPEDLIKRVQISLRREANLASYNPDDTSLPNLPSLQQTLSQLDPSPPYLRCKHCKARLLRGIQSLICVFCGRHHHLDPIPDPLVFRNTFACRWFLDSLDLDGSETVGPSIRANESNRRQSAAKDEFPLSDLLDLEIRWSTESEKVGTSYVLNETPIQGKNVLNLAEVDLDNFFDDGKRDVASSSSQVSNKQIGSTESKDFQVSANLNLFENVQPSETATRSMESKSGDSFSGWEANFQSANSGTYREETKPFDPFVGSAGDISARMGAVFGTGKDATDGKGDDNTLPSASTNNDLFQDDLWTNSSSGIIGQAERVEMTANVKDGVIAENANISSSMNVDWLQVDLLQSNNNKAPDVKTTKEDDDPFEAWNDFTSSTSAQDPFHGSLKQTVNKATPSAEQTSEINLFGSVNNSQDIDFGSFSQQDLFSGADSNQYGSPEVHNNPSESFISDRMPNTNPTVEGDAEDVTKGGDVSSARTRSNVDDVETIMSQMHDLSFMLDGNLSIPQKR; from the exons ATGGCGTTGGAAATCCCAGAAGATCTAATAAAACGAGTCCAGATCTCGCTTCGCAGAGAAGCCAATCTAGCTTCGTACAACCCAGACGACACGTCGCTTCCAAACCTCCCTTCACTCCAACAAACCCTATCCCAACTCGATCCCTCGCCACCTTACCTTCGCTGCAAGCACTGCAAAGCTCGACTCCTTCGAGGTATCCAATCCTTAATCTGCGTCTTCTGTGGCCGACACCACCACCTCGATCCCATTCCCGACCCCCTCGTTTTCCGCAACACCTTCGCTTGCCGCTGGTTCCTCGATTCCTTAGACCTCGATGGATCG GAGACAGTGGGTCCATCCATTAGAGCAAATGAATCAAACAGAAGACAAAGTGCAGCAAAAGACGAGTTTCCCTTGTCTGATTTGTTAGATTTAGAAATAAGATGGTCTACTGAGTCTGAGAAAGTTGGGACTAGCTATGTCTTAAATGAGACACCAATTCAAGGCAAAAATGTCTTAAATTTGGCTGAAGTTGATCTTGACAACTTTTTTGATGATGGAAAGAGAGATGTGGCTTCTAGTTCATCTCAAGTTTCGAACAAACAAATTGGGAGTACAGAAAGTAAGGATTTTCAAGTTTCCGCAAATCTTAATTTGTTCGAGAATGTGCAGCCGTCTGAGACAGCTACAAGGTCTATGGAAAGCAAGAGTGGTGACTCTTTTTCTGGTTGGGAGGCAAACTTCCAGTCTGCTAATTCAGGAACTTATCGTGAAGAAACCAAACCATTTGACCCTTTCGTGGGTTCTGCGGGTGATATATCTGCTCGTATGGGTGCAGTTTTTGGAACCGGAAAAGATGCTACTGATGGAAAAGGAGACGATAATACGCTTCCATCAGCATCCACGAATAATGACTTGTTTCAAGATGATTTATGGACTAATTCCAGCTCAGGGATAATTGGCCAGGCTGAGAGGGTTGAAATGACTGCAAACGTTAAGGATGGTGTAATAGCAGAGAATGCAAATATTTCTTCCTCCATGAATGTTGATTGGCTACAAGTTGATCTATTGCAAAGCAACAATAACAAAGCTCCTGATGTTAAGACCACCAAAGAAGATGATGATCCATTTGAGGCATGGAATGATTTTACAAGCTCAACTAGTGCACAAGATCCTTTTCATGGTTCTTTGAAACAAACTGTTAATAAGGCGACACCTTCTGCAGAACAGACATCAGAAATCAATTTGTTCGGCTCGGTAAACAACTCACAAGATATTGATTTTGGTAGCTTTTCACAACAAGATTTATTTTCAGGAGCAGATAGCAATCAATATGGCTCTCCAGAAGTGCACAATAATCCATCAGAGTCTTTTATTTCTGACAG GATGCCCAACACAAATCCAA